The nucleotide sequence CTAGCCAGGTTATCGTAGCGACTAAAGGCGGCTTAATGCGGCATGGGGGAAATTGGTCTCGCAACGGCAACCCCGATCATTTACGGACTACGATTCATGAAAGTTATCAAGCGCTGGGAGGAGAAAAACCTATTGCGGTTTGGCAATATCATGCCCCAGATTCTAACTATACCATAAAAGAAGCTTTAACGCCGGCAAAAGAAGCCATTGAGCAGGGATTAATTCGCTATGTTGGGGTTTCCAATTTCTCCGTTGAACAAATTAAACAAGCACGAGAAATAGTAGAAATTGTTTCAGTGCAAAATCAATATAACCCTTGGTATCGTGAGCCTGAATTTGACGGTGTGTTAGAATATTGTGAAGAAGAAGGTTTAACTTTTTTGCCTTGGAGTCCTTTAGGAGGAAGTCGTCGCGTTAGTAGCTTAAAAGATATTCCGATTATTGCCCAGTTAGCACAAGAAAAAGCCGTGTCAGTTTATCAAATTGTTTTGGCATGGCTGCTGAGTAAATCTCCTTGTGTTGTTCCTATTCCTGGGGCGAGTAAAACCTCGAGTATCGAAGATTCTGTAAAGGCTTTAGCGGTGAAACTTTCTTCAGAAGAAATACAACGGCTTGAGAGTCAATTAACTCGCTAAAAAAACAAGAATTAATTATGGTTATTTTATCCCAAAACTCTTCCCCAAATCTCAAAGAAATCCCTACCGAAGACCTGAAACAAGAACTGATTAATTTAACTCAACATCGGGACAAAGATAGACTCAATAAAAAAGTCCAGTTTTATCAAGATACTTTAGCGCCAATTTTTGAAGAGTTAAGTCAACGCAATCCATATCCTCAAGCGGAAGAACAAACTTCTCTTATTGAAGGAGTATGGTTTCCCATTTGGTCGACTATTCCTTTTCAAGACCTCATCCCTGGGCGGCTCATAGAACAGTCTTACCAAATTTTTCTAGACAATGGATACTATGGAAATATTGCTCGTTATGCTCCTTTCAATCCCTTACCGATTTTGGGGAAATTTTCTCAAGCTTTAGTGGCTTATGATTTAATTTTAATTCAAAAATATGCAGTAAAAAATAATCAATGGCTCATTGAAAATGTGGGATTTAAACAAGCTTTAAAATTTGCGGATAGTCCTTTAGATATAGAAAAAGCGAAAAAATGGCTAGTGCAAATTGTTGAATCCCAAGTCAATCTGAATTTAGAAAAACCCGAAGTATTCAACGTTGCTTTTCTGAAAAATATCAATAAAAAAGTTTCTAAGCAATTAAAAGGAGCCTTAAAAGCGACTCCGCATTTTGAACATCTTTATATCGACTCAGACTTTCGTATAGTGAAGAGTCGTAGAGAAGAAAAACAGCGATTTTCTTATACAATTGCTGTTCGTCCACCCTTCAAATTTTGACAAATTGTTTATGGATATTGTAACCCTTGAAGGAAAGCCAGTAAGTCGGTTAGGTTTGGCAGGAC is from Gloeothece verrucosa PCC 7822 and encodes:
- a CDS encoding aldo/keto reductase; translated protein: METKKLGKTDIIISAIGLGGMPLSLQTRPPRPQSIEVIHKALDLGVTLIDTADSYCQDESDKHHNEKLIAEALQKYKGDTSQVIVATKGGLMRHGGNWSRNGNPDHLRTTIHESYQALGGEKPIAVWQYHAPDSNYTIKEALTPAKEAIEQGLIRYVGVSNFSVEQIKQAREIVEIVSVQNQYNPWYREPEFDGVLEYCEEEGLTFLPWSPLGGSRRVSSLKDIPIIAQLAQEKAVSVYQIVLAWLLSKSPCVVPIPGASKTSSIEDSVKALAVKLSSEEIQRLESQLTR